One window of Treponema denticola genomic DNA carries:
- the fusA gene encoding elongation factor G: MGFTTDKIRTIAVAGHGQSGKTSLVEHLLYVSGLIAKAESVDSGKTVTDYSQEEIDRKISIYSTLVNLQKDDKLINIWDTPGASDFIGEVIAAFRSSEAALIVLDGRSGVQIETIKYWRDLDRRNKPRLVFANKMDEGRADFDNCIADVKKQFQVDVFPVSFPMGTGDNFKGVVDVLHGKAYKIEGGKEVETEIPAEYQDKYKDALEVLAGAAAEGDEELLVKFIDEGELSPEEISRGLTLAMADNRIVPLFAGSAINNSGLNSLLRFISEILPSPEGALERGVTKEGEEISVKLDPSAPLSAIVVKTSNDQFSGRLSYVKVITGTLSADSEVYNLREEKKERVGKIYKTLGKKLTEVKEIAAGDIGVLVKLTSTKTNDTLAALSDAVPFVRLRTPEPIYSLAVSAIDKKNDDKVSEQLFKACEEDMTLSFAFNAETKQNVLSGMGDLHTSIVLDKVKNQSKIEIQTSIPRIAYRETIQRKSQAEYTHKKQSGGHGQFGRVVLAIEPLPRGEKYKFTNAVFGGAISKGYIPGVEKGVIEAMEKGVSAGYPVVDVAVTVLDGKEHPVDSSEMAFKIAARNAFKDAMRNAGPILLEPIMNLTVFVENSYLGDIMSDLSSRRGRILGQSSPASGIEEIRAQVPHKELLRYAIDLRSMTSGTGSFEMSFDHYDPISGKIADEIIAEAKAFMEEQEE; the protein is encoded by the coding sequence ATGGGATTTACAACGGATAAAATCAGAACCATCGCCGTTGCCGGACACGGACAATCGGGCAAAACCAGTCTTGTGGAACACTTGCTCTATGTTTCTGGCCTTATCGCTAAGGCAGAATCGGTAGACTCGGGAAAGACCGTGACGGACTACAGTCAGGAAGAAATCGATCGAAAAATATCTATTTACTCAACCTTAGTTAATTTACAAAAAGACGATAAGCTCATAAATATTTGGGACACTCCCGGAGCTTCTGATTTTATCGGTGAGGTAATAGCTGCTTTCCGCTCATCCGAAGCAGCCCTCATAGTTTTGGACGGAAGATCGGGCGTACAAATCGAAACAATCAAGTACTGGCGCGACCTTGACAGAAGAAACAAGCCCCGCTTGGTTTTTGCAAACAAGATGGACGAAGGCAGAGCCGACTTCGATAACTGTATAGCCGACGTTAAAAAACAGTTTCAGGTAGATGTCTTCCCTGTAAGCTTTCCCATGGGAACTGGAGATAATTTTAAGGGCGTTGTAGACGTTCTTCACGGCAAGGCCTATAAAATCGAGGGCGGAAAAGAAGTAGAAACAGAAATCCCTGCCGAATATCAAGATAAATACAAGGACGCTCTGGAGGTTTTGGCAGGAGCTGCCGCCGAAGGCGATGAAGAATTACTTGTAAAATTTATAGATGAAGGAGAACTTTCTCCTGAAGAAATAAGCCGGGGTCTAACCCTCGCCATGGCAGACAATAGAATTGTTCCTCTTTTTGCAGGTTCGGCAATAAATAATTCGGGTCTTAATTCTCTTTTACGCTTTATAAGCGAAATTCTTCCTTCACCGGAAGGAGCCCTGGAAAGAGGAGTTACAAAGGAAGGAGAAGAAATTTCCGTTAAACTGGACCCTTCAGCCCCTCTTTCGGCCATTGTAGTAAAAACCTCCAACGACCAATTCTCAGGCAGACTTTCCTATGTAAAAGTTATTACGGGAACTCTCTCAGCCGATTCCGAGGTCTACAATCTTAGAGAAGAAAAAAAGGAAAGGGTCGGTAAAATTTATAAGACCTTGGGTAAAAAGCTTACGGAAGTAAAAGAAATTGCAGCAGGTGATATAGGTGTTTTGGTAAAACTTACGAGCACAAAGACGAACGATACATTGGCTGCTCTATCCGATGCCGTTCCTTTTGTAAGGCTTAGAACTCCGGAACCTATCTATTCGTTGGCGGTTTCGGCAATCGACAAAAAGAATGACGATAAGGTCAGCGAGCAGCTGTTTAAGGCCTGCGAAGAAGACATGACCCTCTCCTTTGCTTTCAATGCAGAAACAAAGCAAAATGTTCTATCGGGCATGGGCGATTTACATACAAGCATAGTTTTGGACAAGGTTAAAAATCAGTCCAAGATAGAAATTCAAACATCCATTCCACGAATTGCCTATAGAGAAACGATTCAGCGTAAATCCCAAGCCGAATACACGCATAAAAAGCAGTCGGGCGGCCACGGACAATTCGGCAGGGTTGTTTTGGCAATCGAGCCCCTCCCCAGAGGCGAAAAATATAAGTTTACCAATGCGGTTTTCGGAGGAGCTATCTCCAAGGGCTACATACCCGGTGTCGAAAAGGGCGTTATTGAGGCTATGGAAAAGGGCGTTTCTGCAGGCTACCCCGTAGTAGATGTTGCCGTAACCGTTCTCGACGGAAAAGAGCACCCCGTAGACTCATCGGAAATGGCCTTTAAGATTGCAGCCCGAAATGCTTTTAAGGATGCAATGAGAAATGCAGGCCCGATCCTTCTTGAGCCCATTATGAACCTGACCGTCTTTGTCGAAAACTCATATCTCGGAGATATAATGAGCGACCTTTCTTCACGCCGAGGCAGAATCCTAGGCCAGTCCTCCCCCGCCAGCGGCATTGAAGAAATCAGGGCACAGGTTCCCCACAAAGAGCTTTTACGCTATGCAATAGACCTCCGCTCGATGACAAGCGGTACGGGTTCTTTTGAAATGTCCTTTGACCACTATGATCCGATTTCAGGCAAGATTGCCGATGAGATAATAGCCGAAGCCAAGGCCTTTATGGAAGAACAAGAAGAATAG
- a CDS encoding formylglycine-generating enzyme family protein: MITDHKKKAKAFTVKGAAALIIAAILAAALLFTGCNQPSGSSSGGNSGNSGNSGGGGNSGGGGATPPTPTPPPTPPAGDVGSFEDTGDGFIKITPPANGIAGVAPDYALPGTDAYWKGVFIKDRKVKLSSYKLGKTEVTYKLWHEVLTWAESNGYTFAKKGKEGSHGTVGAAPTEAGKEEPVTTISWRWCNAYTHKTNNAESECVYRKKDNHTVVLKDATDGAACDAAYADMGKKGFRLPTEAEWEYAARWQGNNTENAAQYGEVWLTKLNSASGAKKPIGFSGLTLPEGETWESLRDEVTRVAVYGKWFDGSNWVDQPTAVTKTAAVKSKDANALGLHDMSGNVWEWCFDWSGDIAANTVTDPQGGASGSFRVRRGGSWDVSANGCTVGLRGGSSPRYGFSILGFRLAWRP, translated from the coding sequence ATGATAACGGATCATAAGAAGAAAGCAAAAGCCTTCACAGTTAAGGGAGCCGCGGCACTCATCATAGCTGCAATATTGGCAGCCGCGCTGCTTTTTACCGGCTGTAACCAACCGTCAGGCAGCAGTTCGGGAGGAAACTCAGGTAACTCCGGCAATTCCGGCGGAGGAGGAAACTCAGGCGGAGGAGGCGCAACACCGCCCACGCCCACACCGCCGCCCACTCCGCCTGCCGGCGATGTAGGTTCTTTTGAAGACACAGGCGACGGCTTTATAAAAATAACCCCTCCTGCAAACGGCATTGCAGGCGTTGCCCCTGACTACGCCTTACCTGGAACTGACGCTTATTGGAAAGGCGTATTTATTAAAGACCGAAAGGTAAAATTAAGTTCCTACAAGCTAGGCAAAACAGAGGTAACGTACAAGTTATGGCACGAGGTACTGACATGGGCAGAAAGTAATGGCTACACCTTTGCAAAAAAGGGAAAAGAAGGAAGTCATGGAACCGTAGGAGCAGCTCCCACAGAAGCAGGAAAAGAAGAGCCTGTAACGACTATAAGCTGGAGGTGGTGTAATGCGTATACTCATAAAACGAACAATGCCGAGAGTGAATGCGTCTACCGCAAAAAGGACAATCATACGGTTGTATTAAAAGACGCAACGGATGGAGCTGCTTGCGATGCCGCTTATGCCGATATGGGTAAAAAAGGCTTTAGGCTGCCGACCGAAGCGGAGTGGGAATATGCTGCCCGTTGGCAGGGAAACAATACTGAAAATGCGGCACAATACGGAGAAGTATGGCTGACCAAATTAAACAGTGCAAGCGGAGCGAAAAAGCCCATAGGCTTTAGTGGTCTGACCTTACCTGAAGGAGAGACTTGGGAAAGTTTACGTGATGAAGTTACGAGGGTAGCGGTGTATGGAAAATGGTTTGACGGAAGTAATTGGGTAGACCAACCAACAGCGGTAACTAAGACGGCTGCAGTTAAAAGTAAAGATGCGAATGCACTCGGTTTACACGATATGAGCGGGAATGTCTGGGAATGGTGTTTTGATTGGAGCGGCGATATAGCGGCTAACACAGTTACCGATCCTCAGGGTGGTGCGTCGGGGTCTTTCCGTGTTAGGCGCGGCGGCAGCTGGGACGTCAGCGCGAACGGCTGCACTGTAGGCTTACGGGGCGGCAGCAGTCCTCGCTACGGGTTCAGCATTCTTGGTTTCCGCCTGGCTTGGCGCCCTTGA
- the eno gene encoding phosphopyruvate hydratase: protein MSDIIYIEGREILDSRGNPTVEVEVQLSDFSYGRACVPSGASTGEYEALEMRDGDKSRYLGKGVLKAVDQVNTVIAEELDGADALDQAEIDNMLINLDGTENKSKLGANAMLGVSMAVARAAADSLGLPLYRYLGGVHAMQMPVPMANIINGGRHSDNKIDFQEYMIMPVGAPSIREGIRMTAEVFHALKDILKKEGHVTAVGDEGGFAPNIENVQALDYIMKAIEKAGYKPGKDVVIALDCASSELFDAGDRKGYKFWKSEPSKILNADEMVDLFKDWISKYPIVSIEDPLDQNDWEGYAKMTKELGNQIQIVGDDFFVTNTKRLARGIEEGACNSILIKLNQIGTVTETIDAVRMAQKAGYTAVISHRSGETEDAFIADLAVALETGQIKTGSMSRSDRIAKYNQLMRIEDELGYNARYAGMATFANLIKK, encoded by the coding sequence ATGTCTGATATTATTTATATTGAAGGCCGCGAGATTTTGGATTCGCGGGGAAATCCTACTGTAGAGGTTGAGGTTCAGTTAAGCGATTTTAGCTACGGCCGGGCCTGTGTTCCTTCGGGTGCTTCTACGGGAGAATATGAAGCTTTGGAAATGAGGGACGGCGATAAGAGCCGCTATTTGGGAAAGGGTGTTTTAAAGGCTGTTGACCAAGTTAATACGGTTATTGCCGAAGAACTTGACGGGGCTGATGCTTTGGATCAGGCCGAAATAGATAATATGCTTATAAATCTTGACGGCACCGAAAATAAATCCAAGCTCGGAGCAAATGCTATGCTCGGTGTTTCGATGGCTGTAGCCCGTGCCGCTGCCGACAGTTTGGGTTTGCCGCTTTACCGCTATTTGGGAGGCGTTCATGCCATGCAGATGCCCGTTCCCATGGCTAATATCATAAATGGCGGCCGCCACTCCGACAACAAGATAGATTTTCAGGAGTATATGATTATGCCCGTCGGTGCTCCGTCAATCCGTGAAGGCATAAGAATGACTGCCGAGGTTTTCCATGCCTTAAAGGATATTCTAAAGAAAGAAGGTCATGTTACGGCTGTAGGCGATGAGGGCGGTTTTGCTCCCAATATCGAAAATGTTCAAGCCTTGGATTATATAATGAAGGCTATCGAAAAAGCCGGCTACAAACCCGGAAAGGATGTGGTGATAGCTTTGGACTGCGCTTCTTCCGAGCTCTTTGATGCAGGCGACAGAAAGGGCTACAAGTTCTGGAAGTCGGAACCTTCTAAAATTTTAAATGCCGATGAGATGGTTGACCTTTTTAAGGATTGGATAAGCAAATATCCGATTGTTTCTATTGAAGACCCGCTCGATCAAAACGATTGGGAAGGCTATGCAAAGATGACAAAGGAATTGGGAAATCAGATTCAGATTGTGGGTGACGATTTTTTTGTAACAAACACAAAACGGCTTGCCCGCGGTATTGAAGAAGGAGCCTGCAATTCTATTTTGATAAAGCTCAACCAAATCGGAACCGTTACCGAAACAATCGATGCCGTAAGAATGGCTCAAAAGGCCGGCTACACTGCGGTTATTTCGCACCGCTCAGGCGAGACCGAAGATGCCTTTATTGCAGACTTGGCCGTTGCCCTTGAAACCGGACAAATTAAAACCGGTTCAATGAGCCGAAGCGACCGCATCGCAAAATATAACCAGCTTATGAGGATTGAAGATGAGCTAGGCTACAACGCCCGCTATGCAGGTATGGCAACCTTTGCAAACCTGATAAAAAAATAA
- a CDS encoding IS3 family transposase has protein sequence MWSIVKMCSTLKVSETGFYKWKRNRNKIKSWQLLLVEIHKILSEDPENDNYGIERIRLALEQRGIKVSRSTVIRAMRKGNLLHKSRRSPDGLTKADRKAQRPENLLKGDFSSDAPNKKWLTDITQVPCKDGKLYIAPIMDCFAGEIITVAMDDNMKKELCIRALKEAYELRKPDDGLIHHSDAGSQYTSEAYKSELARRHAIQSMSGVGKCYDNARMESFFATLKKEKLYRIDTTKLKREEVKKIVWRFIVYYNRRRITTMNLQGYPPMIYRELFEAGLLKPAA, from the coding sequence ATGTGGTCAATTGTGAAGATGTGCAGTACCCTAAAGGTGAGCGAGACGGGCTTTTACAAGTGGAAACGGAACCGTAACAAAATAAAAAGCTGGCAACTTCTTCTGGTCGAAATACACAAGATTCTTTCAGAGGATCCTGAAAACGATAACTACGGGATAGAAAGGATACGATTGGCACTTGAGCAGCGAGGTATAAAAGTTTCTCGCTCGACTGTAATAAGAGCGATGAGGAAGGGAAACCTGCTGCATAAGAGCAGAAGAAGTCCCGATGGGCTTACCAAAGCCGACAGAAAGGCGCAACGGCCTGAAAATCTTCTGAAAGGAGACTTTAGTTCAGATGCGCCTAACAAGAAATGGCTGACCGACATAACGCAGGTTCCGTGCAAAGACGGAAAACTGTATATTGCACCGATAATGGACTGCTTTGCAGGAGAGATAATCACAGTTGCAATGGACGATAACATGAAAAAAGAGCTTTGTATAAGAGCTCTAAAGGAGGCATACGAATTAAGAAAGCCGGATGATGGGCTCATACATCACAGTGACGCAGGCTCTCAATACACGAGCGAGGCATATAAAAGCGAATTGGCTCGCCGTCATGCAATTCAAAGCATGAGCGGTGTGGGAAAGTGTTATGATAATGCGAGGATGGAATCCTTTTTTGCGACGCTGAAGAAGGAGAAACTATACCGCATAGATACAACAAAATTAAAAAGGGAAGAAGTAAAGAAAATCGTCTGGAGGTTTATTGTCTACTACAACCGACGAAGGATTACCACAATGAATCTGCAAGGTTATCCTCCTATGATTTATCGGGAACTGTTTGAAGCCGGCTTATTAAAACCGGCAGCTTAA
- a CDS encoding Rpn family recombination-promoting nuclease/putative transposase, giving the protein MQKRFDDLTITDDYMFCAVMQDKSICTTVLNMVLADSIGPISDITYQKTFDQAGYAKGIRLDVWVTDSNGSVYDVEMQTTNKQDLAKRLRYYQSVIDVSSLEKGDHYTDLPDSFIIFFCPFDYLNSGLPVYTFKTICSEDNTITLQDGVTKVIINSTAADKEPDPELKAFLEYMNGVVSDKPFIRKIDRYIKELKENEERRKEYMLIQSFEMDARKDGIQQGIRQGLQQGKSLGLAEGSRQAKLETARLMKGMNYPISDICTISGLSVEEIEKL; this is encoded by the coding sequence ATGCAAAAACGGTTTGACGATTTAACAATTACCGACGATTATATGTTTTGCGCGGTGATGCAGGATAAGTCTATCTGTACAACGGTTTTGAATATGGTGCTTGCAGACTCTATCGGACCGATTAGCGATATAACTTATCAAAAAACATTCGACCAAGCAGGCTATGCAAAAGGCATACGTCTTGATGTGTGGGTTACCGACAGCAACGGCAGCGTTTATGATGTAGAAATGCAAACGACGAATAAACAAGACCTTGCTAAACGCTTACGCTACTATCAATCGGTTATCGACGTGAGCAGCCTTGAAAAGGGCGATCATTATACCGACTTACCGGATTCGTTCATCATCTTTTTTTGTCCGTTCGACTACCTGAACAGCGGCTTACCGGTATACACCTTCAAAACAATATGCAGCGAAGATAACACAATCACATTACAGGACGGCGTAACCAAAGTCATTATCAACAGCACTGCGGCAGATAAGGAGCCCGACCCTGAACTTAAAGCCTTCTTGGAATACATGAACGGCGTTGTCAGCGATAAACCTTTTATCCGCAAGATAGACAGGTATATCAAAGAACTAAAAGAAAATGAGGAGAGGAGGAAAGAGTACATGTTAATACAATCATTTGAAATGGATGCACGAAAAGACGGCATACAACAAGGTATTCGGCAAGGATTACAACAAGGTAAATCGCTCGGTCTTGCTGAAGGTTCCCGTCAAGCAAAGCTTGAAACGGCAAGGCTGATGAAAGGTATGAATTATCCGATTAGTGATATTTGCACAATATCGGGCCTTTCCGTTGAAGAGATTGAAAAACTGTAA
- a CDS encoding BMP family ABC transporter substrate-binding protein: MRKIINFILFVTFLLAVFSCAKTENMQKEKEIAIAVFVPGVRAESPVYDMLSSGVEEAVASAIGNGKKVSLKILEAGTNQAEWGTKLTSLAVDGKYDLIVSSNPAMPGIAAPISKQFPNQKFLLLDAYSEGNPMITTFRYNQREQAYIAGHISALVSLSKMEFANPEKKIGLIAGQEYPAMMNIILPAFIEGAKVVDPEFTVDFKIVGNWYDAAKGAELARAMYKNGADVIMPISGGANQGVLAAAKELGFYVSWFDDNGYAKAKGYVISSSEMKQKKLAYEQILNFIDGKLQEGTASTLGIKEGYVNFVSDDEIYIQTVPEEIRKQQDEMLKKIVDGSLDLSVK, encoded by the coding sequence ATGAGAAAGATTATTAATTTTATTTTATTTGTTACTTTTCTTTTAGCTGTTTTTTCATGTGCAAAAACTGAAAATATGCAAAAAGAAAAAGAAATCGCTATTGCGGTTTTTGTTCCCGGTGTCAGGGCTGAAAGTCCTGTCTATGATATGTTGTCTTCCGGCGTAGAGGAAGCCGTTGCTTCTGCAATCGGAAACGGCAAAAAAGTAAGTTTAAAGATTTTAGAAGCCGGAACCAATCAGGCGGAATGGGGAACAAAACTTACTTCTCTGGCCGTGGACGGAAAATATGATTTGATTGTTTCTTCCAATCCCGCTATGCCCGGTATCGCAGCTCCTATTTCCAAGCAATTCCCCAATCAAAAATTTTTACTCTTGGATGCATACTCTGAAGGAAATCCTATGATTACTACCTTTAGATACAATCAAAGAGAGCAGGCTTATATAGCTGGACATATTTCTGCCTTGGTAAGTTTAAGCAAGATGGAATTTGCAAATCCCGAAAAGAAAATCGGACTCATAGCAGGACAAGAATACCCTGCAATGATGAATATAATTTTGCCTGCCTTTATTGAAGGGGCTAAGGTCGTCGATCCCGAATTTACAGTCGATTTTAAAATTGTAGGAAACTGGTATGATGCAGCAAAGGGAGCCGAGCTTGCCCGTGCAATGTATAAAAACGGAGCGGATGTAATTATGCCTATTTCGGGCGGTGCAAATCAAGGAGTTCTTGCGGCTGCCAAGGAGTTGGGTTTTTATGTTTCATGGTTTGACGATAACGGTTATGCAAAAGCGAAAGGCTATGTAATTTCAAGTTCCGAAATGAAACAAAAAAAACTTGCATACGAGCAAATTTTAAACTTCATCGACGGAAAATTACAGGAAGGAACTGCTTCTACCCTAGGTATCAAAGAAGGTTATGTAAATTTTGTTTCGGATGATGAGATTTATATTCAAACAGTTCCCGAAGAAATCAGAAAACAACAAGATGAAATGTTAAAGAAAATAGTTGACGGTTCTTTGGATTTGTCGGTAAAATAA
- a CDS encoding transposase — translation MVKYSKEFKEQALLLSEEIGVKKAAEQLGISYHTIADWRKVRSRKAKEERIASDKSPLNERELEMQREIQELKKANEILKDALGFFVVDRKK, via the coding sequence ATGGTCAAGTACAGTAAAGAATTTAAAGAACAGGCACTGCTATTGTCGGAAGAGATAGGAGTGAAAAAGGCAGCCGAGCAGCTGGGAATCAGTTATCACACGATTGCAGACTGGAGAAAAGTGAGAAGCCGAAAGGCGAAGGAAGAAAGAATCGCATCGGACAAAAGTCCGTTGAACGAGCGGGAACTTGAGATGCAGCGGGAAATACAGGAGCTGAAAAAAGCGAATGAAATCCTCAAGGACGCTCTCGGTTTTTTCGTCGTAGACCGGAAGAAGTAA
- a CDS encoding methyl-accepting chemotaxis protein, translating into MKKRFSLRNKLMIIFGLLILAAGFILALLAVRTARKAVTEKVETHLIDKATDTANIIDGRIRALFQFFEGVARSPILRDPTISYQNKTAYLTKEAAFNSKIHKMNICDMKGIRYAENGQQVNVSDREYFITASKGKNFLTEPVVSRLDGDFILVFTVPVYDDNHTVVCVLLATIEASALSNDIDDIVVGKTGECYILDKSGTTIADKDFELVKTRSNACEEAKTDPALASCAAFEKMAIEIDEPSVGYYEYKGENFIASYATMNTTGWTIIINAPVNEFMGTVNELRLEMILIGFGILAASLIIVFFVAHAMVKPIKTVVSALKNIAQGEGDLTVRLPVHGNDEVTDLSEYFNQTISKIGLSIKTVGKNSDEMTSIGNELASNMTETASAVHQISANIDGVKQQVLTQAASVTETAATIEEIIRTIKQLNGSIENQAASVAESSSAIEQMVSNIASITQTLDKTNDTVKTLAGATADGKETVTGANSATQRIAEESGGLLEASNVIQHIASQTNLLAMNAAIEAAHAGEAGKGFAVVADEIRKLAEESSTQGKTITSTLKVLSGEIEALSTSSKTAEEKFNTIFALSEQVKTMSQNLMDAMHEQENGSKEVLAAIRDINMVTNQVNDGSAEMLRGGENVAAEMQKLDGLTRVITDSMNEMASGAVQISNAVQEVNTISQKNKQSIQNLAEEVSKFKV; encoded by the coding sequence ATGAAAAAACGCTTTTCACTGCGTAACAAATTGATGATTATATTCGGACTGCTTATTCTTGCAGCCGGTTTTATACTAGCTCTGTTAGCTGTGCGTACTGCCCGTAAAGCCGTAACTGAAAAGGTTGAAACACACCTTATCGACAAGGCAACCGATACGGCAAATATTATCGACGGCAGAATCAGAGCCCTATTTCAATTCTTTGAAGGAGTTGCTCGTAGTCCGATATTGAGGGATCCTACCATTTCATATCAAAACAAAACGGCATATTTGACAAAAGAAGCGGCATTTAACAGTAAAATTCATAAAATGAATATATGTGATATGAAGGGAATACGGTATGCTGAAAATGGACAGCAGGTCAATGTATCCGATAGAGAGTATTTCATTACCGCTTCCAAAGGAAAGAATTTTCTAACGGAACCTGTCGTTTCCCGTTTGGATGGAGACTTTATTCTTGTCTTTACTGTACCCGTCTACGATGATAACCATACTGTTGTCTGCGTTTTGCTTGCAACCATTGAAGCTTCGGCTCTTTCAAATGATATTGACGATATTGTTGTCGGCAAAACAGGCGAATGTTATATCCTGGATAAATCCGGAACCACCATTGCAGACAAAGATTTCGAGTTAGTTAAGACTCGTTCAAATGCCTGTGAAGAAGCTAAAACGGATCCGGCACTTGCCTCATGTGCAGCTTTCGAAAAAATGGCAATAGAGATTGACGAACCATCCGTCGGATATTACGAATACAAAGGAGAAAATTTTATTGCCTCTTATGCTACAATGAATACCACCGGCTGGACAATCATCATCAATGCCCCAGTAAACGAATTCATGGGAACCGTCAATGAACTGCGGCTTGAAATGATTCTCATCGGGTTCGGTATTTTAGCCGCAAGTTTGATCATTGTCTTTTTTGTTGCCCATGCGATGGTAAAGCCAATTAAAACCGTCGTTTCCGCACTTAAAAACATCGCACAAGGCGAAGGAGACCTTACCGTTCGCCTTCCCGTACATGGCAATGACGAAGTAACAGATCTCTCTGAATACTTTAATCAAACTATTTCAAAAATAGGCTTGTCGATTAAAACTGTAGGTAAAAACAGTGATGAAATGACAAGTATCGGCAATGAGCTTGCGTCAAATATGACGGAAACCGCCAGTGCCGTACACCAGATAAGTGCCAACATCGACGGGGTAAAGCAACAGGTATTAACACAGGCCGCAAGTGTTACCGAAACGGCGGCCACCATCGAAGAGATTATCCGCACCATAAAACAGCTTAACGGCAGTATCGAAAATCAGGCGGCAAGCGTTGCAGAGTCTTCTTCGGCTATCGAGCAGATGGTGTCGAATATCGCTTCTATAACACAGACACTCGACAAAACTAACGATACCGTTAAAACATTGGCAGGAGCTACAGCAGACGGCAAGGAAACCGTCACAGGAGCAAACAGTGCAACCCAGCGTATCGCTGAAGAATCGGGCGGCCTTTTAGAAGCCAGTAATGTTATTCAGCACATTGCAAGCCAGACTAACCTCCTGGCAATGAACGCAGCCATTGAAGCCGCGCACGCAGGTGAAGCAGGCAAGGGCTTTGCCGTCGTTGCAGATGAAATACGTAAGCTGGCAGAAGAATCCAGCACTCAGGGCAAAACCATCACTTCTACCCTCAAAGTCCTCTCCGGAGAAATCGAAGCCCTTTCAACCTCTTCAAAAACGGCAGAAGAAAAGTTCAATACTATTTTTGCTCTTTCGGAACAAGTCAAAACGATGAGCCAAAACCTTATGGACGCCATGCATGAACAGGAAAACGGAAGCAAGGAAGTTTTGGCTGCAATCCGAGACATTAATATGGTAACAAATCAAGTAAACGACGGCTCGGCCGAAATGCTCCGCGGCGGAGAGAATGTTGCCGCTGAAATGCAAAAACTTGACGGACTTACCCGCGTCATAACCGATAGCATGAACGAGATGGCCTCCGGTGCCGTACAGATTAGCAATGCAGTGCAGGAAGTAAACACAATAAGCCAAAAGAATAAACAGAGCATTCAAAACCTTGCAGAAGAAGTTTCTAAATTTAAAGTATAA